The Bosea sp. 685 DNA window CTTCGCACGTGCCGACGAAGATGCTTTCCTGGGCTATGTCGGCCTGATCCCGGGCGCGGAAGACGGTGATGATCCGCAACTCAGCTACCGCTTCGGGACGCGACACTGGGGCAAGGGCTACGCCTTCGAGGCTTCGGCCAGGCTGGTTGACCATGGCATCGAGACGCTGGCCCTGCCCGCCGTCGCGATCCTGACCCATCCGCAGAACGAGGCCTCCTGCCGTCTCGCACACAAACTCGGCTTCACGCGCCTCGCCGCTGCATCGGCCGTGCTGATTGGCGATCCGCCGGTGCCCGGCGCGAGTTTCCGCCTGTCCCGCGAAGATTGGCGGGAGCCGCTTCACGCCGCCAGCGGCTTGAACGCCAGATAAGCCGCCACGAGCGCGCCGATGATGCCGAGCGAGAACAGCACCAGCTTCAATTGCGTGGTCCTGCTCGCGAAGGCGACATCGCCGGTCTCGAGCTTGGGATATTTGTCGAGCAGGCGCGCAATGCCAAAATTCTCGGCGACGTCGCAGAGCCCGCCGAGCAGCCAGCCGCCGCCGCACAGCGCCGCGACCCAGCAGGGCTGCCCGCGCATGCACAGCCCGGCCATGATGACCGCGCCAACGATTGTATAGACGAAGGCGACGGCGACGTCGGCCGGCAATACGCGGTTGCGGTATTTCGCGCGGCGCTCGTCGCCATAGGCGGCGAAGAGCTTCTCGACATCGGCCACGGTGAAGCCGTTCCAGTCGCTCTCGAGCAGGCGCGCCACGCCTTGCCGGCTCGCCCAGGCGCCGACCAGCCAATACAGCAGCATCACCAGCGCCGGCCCCCAGACGAAGAAGGCCAGCGGGATGGTGGTCGGGTAGAGCGGCACGGATTCGATCATGGCAGGCAGAACTCTCGCGGCAAGCGGGTTGCGAACGAAGCCTAGAACATCAAGCCGAAACCTGGAAACCGGTTTTCGGAGGCGGCCCCGATTTCATTTGGTTCTGAAGGCGCTTCGCGAGCCAAGCCCAGACAGGACGAAGCATCGCCATTGACCGATACGCGATACGTATCATAGACTGAAGCGTGATCCAGAGCTTCGCGAACCGCGAGACCGAACGCCTGTTCCGGGACGGCGTCAGCGCCGCGCAATGGCGCTCTATCGAGTCCGTCGCGCGGCGCAAGCTCGACATGCTCGACGCGGCAGTGGCGCTGGGCGATTTGCGCTCACCTCCGGGCAATCGCCTGGAGGCGCTGAAAGGCAACCGCCGCGGCCAGTGGAGCATCCGGATCAACGACCAATGGCGCATCTGCTTCCGCTGGATCGCAGAGGGGCCGGCGGCGGTCGAGATCGTCGATTATCATTGAGGAGCTAGCGATGCCACGCATCCGCACCCATCCCGGCGAGATCCTGCGTGAGGAATACCTCGCCCCGCTCGGCATGAGCGCAAGGCAATTGGCGAAGGCGCTCGGCGTTCCCGGCAACCGCGTCAGCGAGTTGCTGCGCGAGCGCCGGGACGTCTCGGCCGATACCGCGATCCGGCTGGGGCGCTATTTCCAGACCGATCCGCGCTTCTGGCTCAATCTTCAGGCCGCGCACGACCTCTCCAAGGCCGAGACGCAGCAGGACTATTCAGCCGTCCAGCCGCACGCCGCCTGAGGCGCATTTCCCTCGACCGGCGAGTTGGCCCAGCCCCTCAT harbors:
- a CDS encoding GNAT family N-acetyltransferase, producing MPATLPVLETERLILRPRATEDLDQIALLNADPQVMRHIAPLGSPAMSRDGVAARSFSHVALGLGHWSVFARADEDAFLGYVGLIPGAEDGDDPQLSYRFGTRHWGKGYAFEASARLVDHGIETLALPAVAILTHPQNEASCRLAHKLGFTRLAAASAVLIGDPPVPGASFRLSREDWREPLHAASGLNAR
- a CDS encoding type II toxin-antitoxin system RelE/ParE family toxin; translated protein: MIQSFANRETERLFRDGVSAAQWRSIESVARRKLDMLDAAVALGDLRSPPGNRLEALKGNRRGQWSIRINDQWRICFRWIAEGPAAVEIVDYH
- a CDS encoding HigA family addiction module antitoxin, coding for MPRIRTHPGEILREEYLAPLGMSARQLAKALGVPGNRVSELLRERRDVSADTAIRLGRYFQTDPRFWLNLQAAHDLSKAETQQDYSAVQPHAA